In the Devosia sp. SL43 genome, one interval contains:
- a CDS encoding MmcQ/YjbR family DNA-binding protein, whose protein sequence is MPQSAADLKRIAHALPGTTEAPHFDRAAFKVDRIYATLAADGLTANLKFTPDEQAFKCMLAPTVFSPIDNAWERQGWTTITLADATEDDLAAALAMAHAHAVGKPKKRR, encoded by the coding sequence ATGCCCCAGAGTGCGGCAGATCTGAAACGCATAGCTCACGCGCTGCCCGGCACGACCGAAGCGCCGCATTTCGATCGCGCAGCGTTCAAGGTCGACCGCATCTATGCGACGCTGGCCGCAGATGGGCTAACGGCGAACCTGAAATTCACGCCGGACGAACAGGCGTTCAAGTGCATGCTGGCGCCAACTGTGTTCTCCCCAATCGACAATGCCTGGGAACGCCAGGGCTGGACCACGATAACGCTCGCCGACGCCACCGAGGATGATCTGGCTGCCGCGCTGGCAATGGCGCATGCCCATGCGGTCGGCAAGCCGAAGAAGCGCCGCTAG
- the proS gene encoding proline--tRNA ligase, which yields MRLSQYFLPVLRDVPKEAEIVSHRLMLRAGMIRQQASGLYSWLPLGYKVLMKVQKIIEEEQNRAGAIQLLMPTIQSADLWRESGRYDAYGKEMLRIEDRHEREFLYGPTNEEMITDIFRSYVKSYKDLPLNLYHIQWKFRDEVRPRFGTMRSREFLMKDGYSFDLTKEDAVKAYERVFASYLRTYARMGLTAIPMRADTGPIGGDLSHEWIVLADTGESAVFCDRRLLEKAIPGKDTDFRDDLKPMFDDWTSLYAATEEMVDMAEYEAAVPEEFRVSARGIEVGHIFYFGTKYSEPMKASVTGPEGKEITVHMGSYGIGPTRLVPALIEAFHDEAGIVWPVSVAPFEAVLINLKAGNAEVDAACDALYAELTAAGLDMLYDDRDQGAGAKFTTADLIGIPYQIILGPRGLASGEAEIKHRKTGERETLPIAAAVARLKDLIEPQRKTDI from the coding sequence ATGCGCCTGTCCCAATACTTTTTGCCGGTGCTGCGCGACGTTCCCAAGGAAGCCGAGATCGTTTCCCACCGCCTCATGCTGCGCGCCGGAATGATCCGCCAGCAGGCCTCCGGCCTCTATTCCTGGCTGCCGCTCGGGTACAAGGTCTTGATGAAGGTCCAAAAGATCATCGAGGAAGAGCAGAACCGTGCCGGCGCTATTCAGCTGCTGATGCCGACCATCCAGTCGGCCGATCTGTGGCGCGAATCCGGTCGCTACGACGCCTACGGCAAGGAAATGCTGCGCATCGAGGATCGCCACGAGCGCGAATTCCTCTATGGCCCGACCAATGAGGAGATGATCACCGACATCTTCCGCAGCTATGTGAAGTCCTACAAGGATTTGCCGCTGAACCTCTACCACATCCAGTGGAAGTTCCGCGACGAGGTGCGTCCGCGCTTCGGCACCATGCGTAGCCGCGAATTCCTGATGAAGGACGGCTACTCGTTCGACCTGACCAAGGAAGATGCGGTCAAGGCGTATGAGCGCGTGTTTGCGTCCTACCTCCGCACCTATGCCCGCATGGGCCTGACGGCCATTCCGATGCGCGCCGATACAGGTCCCATCGGTGGCGATCTCAGCCATGAATGGATCGTGCTGGCCGACACCGGCGAAAGCGCCGTGTTCTGCGATCGGCGCCTGCTGGAAAAGGCCATCCCCGGCAAGGACACCGACTTCCGCGACGACCTCAAGCCCATGTTCGACGACTGGACCTCGCTCTATGCGGCGACCGAGGAAATGGTCGATATGGCCGAGTATGAAGCAGCGGTGCCAGAAGAATTTCGCGTTTCGGCACGTGGCATCGAAGTCGGCCATATTTTCTACTTCGGGACCAAGTATTCCGAGCCCATGAAGGCCAGCGTCACCGGGCCCGAGGGCAAGGAAATCACCGTGCATATGGGCTCTTACGGGATCGGGCCGACTCGCCTCGTGCCTGCCTTGATCGAGGCGTTCCACGACGAAGCCGGCATCGTGTGGCCGGTGTCCGTTGCGCCGTTTGAAGCCGTGCTGATCAACCTCAAGGCAGGCAATGCCGAGGTCGATGCTGCATGCGACGCACTCTATGCCGAGTTGACCGCCGCTGGGCTCGATATGCTCTATGACGATCGTGATCAGGGGGCAGGGGCCAAGTTCACCACGGCCGACCTGATCGGCATCCCCTATCAGATCATCCTGGGACCGCGCGGACTGGCCTCTGGCGAAGCCGAGATCAAGCATCGCAAAACCGGCGAGCGTGAAACGCTGCCGATCGCGGCCGCCGTCGCGCGCCTCAAGGACTTGATCGAACCGCAGAGAAAGACCGACATTTGA
- a CDS encoding ABC transporter permease produces MTDTAAPALNKGTRAFSRFEWIVAGRYLRARRKEAFISVIASLTMVGVAIGVATLIVVMSVMNGFRAELLTKILGLNGHFTAFPIERQFTDYKETIASLQEIDGVKFAVYFVEGQVLASGKGSSTGVTVRGMDEENIKKLDLLYKANIEGGWDQWDTSRGVAIGYRLAQTLGVSLGDQVQIINPDGAMTPFGTTPQIKSYPVNVIFDLGMVEFDSFFMYMPLEPAQDYFKMFQDVLKPGAELPNPGPLDPPLTDEQIAAAYERVGQATAAEIFIDDPDATSLMRERLQADPTTRPMVLTDWQQRNETFFSALQVERVVMFTILSMIILVAAFNIISSLIMLVKDKSSDIAVLRTMGATRGAIMRIFSITGTTIGVIGTLAGTGLGLIVAANAEPLRAFVSNTLGVAIFPPEVFFLSSLPSKTDPVEVTVVVCLALGLSFLATLYPAWRAAQYDPVEALRYE; encoded by the coding sequence TTGACCGATACGGCTGCGCCTGCGCTGAACAAGGGCACGCGCGCCTTTTCGCGCTTCGAATGGATTGTTGCTGGCCGCTACCTGCGCGCCCGCCGCAAGGAGGCGTTCATCTCGGTGATCGCCAGCCTGACCATGGTGGGTGTCGCTATCGGCGTGGCGACGCTGATTGTCGTCATGTCGGTGATGAACGGTTTCCGCGCCGAGTTGCTGACCAAGATTCTCGGCCTCAACGGCCATTTTACTGCCTTTCCGATCGAGCGCCAGTTTACCGACTACAAGGAAACGATCGCGTCTCTTCAGGAGATCGACGGCGTCAAGTTTGCCGTCTACTTCGTCGAAGGTCAGGTGCTGGCGTCCGGCAAAGGCAGTTCCACCGGCGTCACCGTCCGCGGCATGGACGAGGAAAACATCAAGAAGCTCGACCTCCTCTACAAAGCTAATATTGAGGGCGGATGGGATCAGTGGGACACGAGCAGGGGCGTGGCCATCGGCTATCGCCTTGCTCAGACCCTGGGCGTCTCCCTGGGCGACCAGGTGCAGATCATCAACCCGGATGGGGCCATGACCCCCTTCGGCACAACCCCGCAGATCAAGTCCTACCCGGTCAACGTCATCTTCGACCTTGGCATGGTCGAGTTCGACAGCTTCTTCATGTACATGCCGCTCGAGCCAGCGCAGGATTATTTCAAGATGTTCCAGGACGTCCTGAAGCCAGGCGCGGAACTGCCAAATCCAGGACCGCTTGATCCGCCACTGACCGACGAACAGATCGCAGCTGCCTATGAACGCGTCGGGCAGGCGACGGCCGCCGAAATCTTCATCGACGACCCAGATGCCACCAGCCTCATGCGCGAGCGTCTGCAGGCCGATCCGACGACACGTCCCATGGTGCTGACCGATTGGCAGCAGCGCAACGAGACGTTCTTCTCGGCCTTGCAGGTCGAGCGTGTCGTCATGTTCACCATCCTTTCGATGATCATCCTCGTCGCTGCCTTCAACATCATCTCCAGCCTGATCATGCTGGTGAAGGACAAGAGTTCCGACATTGCCGTATTGCGCACCATGGGCGCGACCCGCGGTGCGATCATGCGGATATTCTCGATCACGGGAACGACGATCGGCGTTATCGGCACGCTTGCGGGTACTGGGCTCGGCCTGATCGTTGCCGCCAATGCCGAGCCACTGCGCGCCTTTGTGTCCAACACGCTGGGCGTCGCAATCTTCCCGCCGGAAGTCTTCTTCCTGTCGTCACTGCCATCCAAGACCGACCCGGTCGAGGTGACGGTGGTCGTCTGCCTGGCCCTCGGGCTCAGCTTCCTTGCCACGCTCTATCCGGCCTGGCGCGCCGCCCAATATGACCCGGTCGAGGCCCTGCGTTATGAGTAA
- a CDS encoding ABC transporter ATP-binding protein produces MSKPHLVLTDVHRHYGQGDKIVSVLEAANLTVKSGELVALVAPSGAGKSTLLHLSGLLESPQSGEVEIIGIPTSKLGDRGRTQLRRSTVGYVYQFHHLLPEFTALENVSMPQLIAGKSQQEADKRSMELLDLLGIAPRASHRPAELSGGEQQRVAIARAAANHPKVILADEPTGNLDPETSEVVFGALAGLIKNEGAAALIATHNHDLARRADRVVTLKNGLVVDHQL; encoded by the coding sequence ATGAGTAAGCCGCATCTGGTCCTGACCGATGTCCATCGGCATTATGGGCAAGGCGATAAGATCGTCAGCGTGCTCGAAGCCGCCAACCTTACTGTCAAGAGCGGTGAACTGGTTGCGCTCGTCGCCCCATCGGGCGCCGGCAAGTCCACGTTGTTGCATCTGTCGGGCCTGCTTGAGAGCCCCCAGAGCGGCGAGGTGGAGATCATTGGCATACCCACAAGCAAGCTCGGTGACCGGGGCCGTACCCAACTCCGGCGTTCCACGGTGGGCTACGTCTACCAGTTCCACCATCTGCTGCCCGAGTTCACCGCACTGGAAAACGTCTCGATGCCGCAGCTGATCGCCGGCAAGTCGCAGCAGGAGGCCGACAAGCGCTCCATGGAACTGCTGGACCTGCTGGGCATCGCCCCGCGGGCCAGCCATCGCCCGGCGGAACTGTCGGGCGGCGAGCAGCAGCGTGTGGCCATTGCTCGCGCCGCCGCAAATCACCCCAAGGTCATCCTCGCCGACGAGCCCACCGGTAATCTCGATCCGGAGACCAGCGAGGTCGTTTTCGGCGCCCTGGCCGGCCTGATTAAGAACGAAGGCGCCGCAGCGCTCATCGCAACGCACAACCACGATCTCGCCCGGCGGGCCGATCGCGTCGTTACCCTGAAGAACGGATTAGTGGTCGATCACCAATTGTGA
- a CDS encoding HIT family protein, with translation MTYDPSNIFGKILRGEIPAHKVYEDETALVMMDIFPQSRGHTLIIPKAPSRNLLDADPASLAAVIPLVQRVANAVKSATNADGIRVAQFNEAPAGQTVFHLHFHVIPAYEGVALGAHGGGKADDAELAALAKAIAAAL, from the coding sequence ATGACCTATGATCCGTCCAACATCTTCGGCAAAATCCTGCGTGGCGAGATCCCGGCTCATAAGGTCTACGAGGACGAGACCGCGCTGGTGATGATGGACATCTTTCCGCAATCGCGCGGCCACACGCTGATCATCCCAAAGGCGCCGTCACGTAACCTGCTCGATGCCGATCCGGCATCGCTGGCGGCGGTGATACCCTTGGTCCAGCGGGTGGCCAATGCGGTCAAGTCGGCAACAAATGCGGACGGAATTCGCGTGGCGCAGTTCAACGAAGCGCCGGCAGGGCAAACGGTGTTCCACCTGCATTTCCATGTGATCCCCGCTTACGAAGGCGTGGCACTGGGTGCCCATGGCGGCGGCAAGGCGGACGACGCGGAGCTGGCCGCGCTGGCAAAGGCGATTGCCGCGGCGCTCTAG
- a CDS encoding GNAT family N-acetyltransferase, whose product MTPPGPPLADQPTFRATVNPSTAGIDAAVWNGLVPSTDGKTDNPFLDHAFFLALEESGCATKRTGWQPQHVLLSEESGQAVGLMPLFLKSHSMGEYVFDHGWADALERAGGSYYPKLQCSVPFTPVTAPKLLVPSGDPAIRAALLSTAQQLAIQRSASSVHATFVPEAEATEVEADGWLKRFDTQFHWHNEGFASFDDFLETLSSRKRKTIRRERRDALADGLTVKWLSGSDLREEHWDAFYEFYEDTGARKWGRPYLNREFFSRLNETMADRIVLMLAYDGQTPIAGAINFVGKDRIYGRNWGCTREVPFLHFELCYYQAIDYAIAHKLAVVEAGAQGEHKLARGYAPATTYSVHWIAHPGLREAVADYLEHERASVERNQEMLDQFTPFRKGERTDR is encoded by the coding sequence TTGACCCCGCCGGGACCTCCCTTGGCTGACCAGCCTACATTTCGCGCCACTGTCAATCCTAGCACTGCCGGCATCGATGCTGCGGTGTGGAATGGGCTTGTGCCATCGACCGACGGCAAAACCGATAACCCGTTTCTGGATCATGCGTTTTTCCTGGCGCTCGAAGAATCCGGCTGCGCGACGAAACGCACCGGATGGCAACCACAACACGTCCTGCTGAGTGAAGAATCCGGGCAGGCCGTCGGGCTGATGCCGCTGTTTCTCAAGTCGCATTCGATGGGTGAGTATGTGTTCGATCACGGCTGGGCCGATGCACTGGAGCGGGCCGGTGGCAGCTACTATCCCAAGCTGCAATGCTCGGTGCCGTTCACGCCGGTGACCGCACCAAAGTTGCTGGTGCCATCGGGCGATCCGGCGATCCGGGCCGCGCTGCTGTCGACGGCCCAGCAATTGGCCATTCAGCGCAGCGCCTCCTCGGTCCACGCGACGTTCGTGCCGGAAGCGGAGGCCACAGAGGTTGAAGCCGATGGCTGGCTCAAGCGCTTCGACACTCAGTTTCACTGGCACAATGAGGGCTTTGCCAGCTTTGACGACTTCCTCGAGACGCTGTCATCGCGCAAGCGCAAGACCATCCGCCGCGAGCGGCGGGATGCATTGGCAGATGGGCTGACGGTCAAATGGCTCAGCGGCTCTGATCTTCGCGAGGAGCATTGGGACGCCTTCTACGAATTCTATGAGGATACTGGCGCCCGCAAGTGGGGTCGGCCGTATCTCAATCGCGAGTTCTTCTCGCGGCTCAACGAGACCATGGCAGACCGAATCGTGCTGATGCTGGCCTATGACGGGCAGACGCCGATTGCCGGGGCGATCAACTTCGTTGGCAAGGACAGGATTTACGGCCGCAACTGGGGCTGCACCCGCGAGGTGCCGTTCCTGCATTTCGAGCTCTGCTATTACCAGGCGATCGACTACGCCATCGCGCACAAGCTTGCGGTTGTCGAGGCTGGGGCGCAGGGCGAGCACAAGCTGGCCCGGGGATATGCGCCGGCAACGACGTATTCAGTGCACTGGATCGCCCATCCCGGCCTGCGCGAGGCCGTGGCGGACTATCTGGAGCATGAGCGCGCATCGGTGGAGCGCAATCAGGAGATGCTGGATCAGTTCACGCCGTTTCGAAAGGGCGAGCGAACGGATCGATAG
- a CDS encoding endo alpha-1,4 polygalactosaminidase: protein MSRDRTAPPAQGLYNICYVNAFQTQPQETAWWLANHPDLLLHNNEALAEDPNWPGEILLDTSSEAKRAGLLAVVGGWIDQCAADGYDAIEADNLDTYSRSNGALSMEDNLAFASALIERAHRLGLAFGQKNGAELEDRGRAIGFDFAIVEGCQVYDECSDYIAVFGANVLEIEYTDTGAAYFDRACAAQGHQISVIRRDRNLTMAGEPSYFYQTC from the coding sequence GTGAGCCGCGACCGAACGGCGCCACCGGCGCAGGGGCTTTACAACATATGCTACGTCAATGCCTTCCAGACCCAACCTCAGGAAACCGCCTGGTGGCTGGCCAACCATCCGGACCTGTTGCTGCACAACAATGAAGCGTTGGCGGAGGACCCGAACTGGCCGGGGGAAATCCTGCTCGATACCAGCAGCGAAGCCAAGCGGGCTGGCCTGCTGGCAGTGGTTGGTGGCTGGATCGACCAATGTGCCGCTGACGGCTACGACGCCATAGAAGCCGATAATCTCGACACCTATTCACGTTCAAACGGTGCGCTGAGCATGGAGGACAACCTGGCGTTTGCGTCAGCGCTGATCGAACGTGCGCACCGGCTCGGCTTGGCCTTTGGGCAGAAGAATGGTGCCGAACTTGAGGATCGCGGCAGGGCTATTGGTTTCGACTTTGCCATCGTCGAAGGGTGCCAGGTCTATGACGAGTGCAGCGACTACATCGCCGTATTCGGCGCAAATGTGCTGGAGATCGAGTACACCGATACCGGTGCCGCCTATTTCGACAGGGCCTGCGCAGCACAGGGGCACCAAATCTCCGTGATCCGGCGCGATCGGAACCTTACAATGGCTGGCGAACCGTCCTATTTCTATCAGACCTGTTGA
- a CDS encoding glycerophosphodiester phosphodiesterase family protein, with protein sequence MTEALFPRPIAHRGLHNRGNGIIENSASAFEAAIAGNFAIECDVQLTSDGVPVIFHDDDMRRLLGKAGAVADTTAADITALPLLGSVAGDRPQRFTEFLAQIGGRTLLQIELKHQRDNTGTQLLARSVAEALKAYDGPVTIESFDPNLLTSIRQFGFTGQRGIITYDYADAGEDVQLTDDQRYTLRHLLHWHETQFDFISCAKDALELPAIIFWRALGKPVTAWTIRSQAEADAARPFVDQLVFEGFDPA encoded by the coding sequence ATGACCGAAGCTCTGTTCCCCCGTCCAATCGCGCATCGGGGCCTGCATAATCGCGGCAATGGCATCATTGAGAACTCTGCCAGCGCCTTCGAGGCAGCCATTGCAGGCAATTTTGCCATCGAATGCGATGTGCAGCTGACCAGTGATGGCGTGCCGGTGATATTCCACGACGACGACATGCGTCGCCTGCTCGGCAAGGCTGGAGCTGTTGCCGATACCACGGCGGCCGATATCACCGCCCTGCCCTTGCTTGGCAGCGTTGCTGGTGACCGGCCGCAGCGCTTCACCGAGTTCCTGGCGCAGATCGGCGGTCGCACGCTGCTGCAGATAGAGCTCAAGCATCAGCGCGACAATACGGGCACGCAATTGCTGGCCCGCTCGGTCGCAGAAGCCCTCAAGGCCTATGACGGGCCGGTGACGATAGAGTCGTTTGATCCGAACCTGCTGACGTCCATCCGCCAGTTCGGCTTTACCGGTCAGCGCGGCATCATCACGTATGATTATGCCGACGCAGGTGAAGACGTGCAGCTCACCGACGACCAACGCTACACGCTGCGGCACCTGCTGCATTGGCACGAGACTCAGTTCGACTTCATCTCCTGCGCAAAGGATGCGCTTGAGCTGCCGGCTATTATCTTCTGGCGGGCATTGGGCAAGCCGGTGACGGCCTGGACCATCCGGTCGCAGGCAGAAGCCGATGCGGCCCGGCCGTTTGTTGACCAGTTGGTGTTCGAGGGGTTCGATCCTGCCTAG
- a CDS encoding RidA family protein: MTSAIEKLREYGYELPAPKAPVASYVPVTRTGNIIYVSGQISADANGVVTGLLGENMNVVQGGNAAELAAINVLSQIVHMGGVPLDEIKRILKVTVLVASTPDFTEQHLVANGCSNLLVGVLGDKGKHARAAFGVASLPFGAAVEIEAVVEV; encoded by the coding sequence ATGACCAGTGCGATCGAGAAACTCCGCGAGTATGGCTACGAACTTCCCGCGCCCAAGGCGCCGGTGGCCAGCTACGTTCCCGTTACCCGGACCGGCAACATCATCTATGTCTCCGGCCAGATTTCTGCCGACGCCAACGGCGTGGTCACCGGCCTGTTGGGCGAAAACATGAATGTCGTGCAGGGCGGCAACGCTGCTGAACTCGCCGCTATCAACGTGCTGTCGCAAATCGTCCATATGGGCGGCGTCCCGCTCGACGAGATCAAGCGCATCCTAAAGGTGACAGTGCTGGTCGCCTCGACACCCGACTTCACCGAACAGCACCTAGTAGCTAACGGCTGTTCGAACCTGTTGGTTGGCGTACTGGGCGACAAGGGCAAGCATGCCCGCGCCGCCTTTGGCGTGGCCTCGCTGCCCTTTGGCGCCGCCGTCGAGATCGAGGCCGTGGTTGAAGTCTGA
- a CDS encoding DNA polymerase IV — MALAWLCRDCLEHGSSPSAPLRCPACGSPRLRSHDELFALSTAHVDCDAFYASVEKRDDPSLRDKPLIIGGGVRGVVSTCCYIARQSGVRSAMPMFKARQLCPDAVIIKPNMAKYVDVSRQIRTHMDALTPLVQPLSIDEAFLDLAGTEALHKAPPAVVLARFARAIESEIGVTISVGLSHNKFLAKVASDLDKPRGFAVIGKTETLSFLAPKPISLIYGVGKVFAETLRKDGLITIGQLQDEPPENLMRRYGETGARLARLARGEDSRKISSDDEMKTVSSETTFNTDIASLETLSTELLKVTERLSERLKAKGIVGDTVTLKLKSAGFRLRTRARHLMIPTQLANVIYETGLSLLEREVDGTAFRLIGIGVSGIDTADGTDPADLLEPAIARKAAAAERAMDKVRTRFGREAVVRGRLYNKTPAKPAEQDDDQSEGETR; from the coding sequence ATGGCCCTCGCCTGGCTCTGCCGCGACTGCCTGGAGCATGGATCGAGCCCCAGTGCGCCCCTGCGGTGTCCCGCCTGCGGATCGCCGCGGCTGCGCAGCCATGACGAGCTTTTCGCCCTCTCGACCGCCCATGTCGATTGCGACGCTTTCTACGCCTCGGTCGAGAAGCGCGACGATCCCAGCCTGCGCGACAAGCCGCTGATCATCGGTGGCGGCGTGCGTGGCGTGGTCTCCACCTGCTGCTACATCGCCCGCCAATCCGGCGTTCGGTCAGCGATGCCGATGTTCAAAGCCAGGCAATTGTGCCCTGATGCCGTGATCATCAAGCCCAATATGGCCAAGTATGTGGATGTGAGCCGACAGATCCGCACGCATATGGATGCGCTGACGCCGCTGGTACAGCCGCTTTCCATCGACGAGGCCTTCCTTGATCTCGCCGGCACAGAGGCGCTGCACAAGGCGCCGCCGGCCGTGGTGCTGGCCCGGTTTGCCAGGGCCATCGAATCCGAGATCGGCGTTACCATCTCGGTGGGCCTCAGCCACAACAAGTTTCTCGCCAAGGTGGCGTCCGATCTCGACAAGCCGCGGGGCTTTGCCGTGATCGGCAAGACGGAGACGCTATCGTTCCTCGCGCCCAAGCCGATCAGTCTGATCTATGGCGTTGGCAAGGTGTTCGCCGAGACCCTGCGCAAGGATGGGCTCATCACCATCGGACAGCTGCAGGATGAGCCCCCTGAAAACCTGATGCGGCGCTATGGCGAAACCGGAGCCAGGCTGGCGCGTCTGGCCCGTGGCGAGGATAGCCGCAAGATTTCTTCCGACGACGAGATGAAGACCGTCTCGTCGGAGACGACGTTCAACACCGACATTGCGTCGCTGGAGACGCTTTCCACGGAACTCCTGAAGGTCACCGAGCGCCTGTCGGAACGCCTCAAAGCCAAGGGCATTGTCGGCGACACGGTGACGCTCAAGCTCAAATCCGCCGGTTTCCGCTTGCGTACGCGGGCGCGGCACCTGATGATCCCGACGCAGCTAGCCAATGTGATCTACGAGACCGGCCTGTCGCTGCTCGAGCGCGAAGTCGACGGCACCGCATTCCGGCTGATTGGAATCGGTGTATCGGGTATCGATACGGCCGATGGCACCGATCCAGCGGACTTGCTGGAGCCAGCGATTGCCCGCAAGGCGGCGGCGGCAGAGCGGGCGATGGACAAGGTGCGTACCCGCTTCGGCCGCGAGGCGGTAGTGCGGGGCAGGCTCTACAACAAGACGCCGGCCAAGCCGGCAGAACAAGACGACGACCAAAGCGAAGGCGAGACCAGATGA
- a CDS encoding DUF3572 family protein, giving the protein MPRSEKVESSVASLADACLGYLAENAEELLAFMQYAGLDPDALRRSVGSPALQHGLIDYFASNEPILLALCANMGLSPEQFMRVWHRLNPSG; this is encoded by the coding sequence GTGCCCCGTTCCGAGAAAGTCGAAAGTTCCGTAGCTTCGCTCGCCGATGCCTGCCTAGGCTATCTGGCGGAAAACGCCGAGGAACTGCTGGCCTTCATGCAATATGCCGGTCTCGATCCAGATGCCCTGCGCCGGTCAGTGGGTTCCCCTGCCCTGCAGCACGGCCTCATCGACTATTTTGCCTCAAACGAACCGATTCTGCTCGCCCTCTGCGCGAATATGGGGCTGTCGCCCGAACAATTCATGCGGGTCTGGCATCGGCTCAATCCGTCGGGCTAG
- a CDS encoding response regulator, translating to MPKTVMIVEDNELNMKLFNDLLESRGYSVIQTRNGMEALDLARAHHPDLILMDIQLPEVSGLVVTKWLKDDDELAHIPVIAVTAFAMKGDEERILQGGCEGYISKPISVPHFLETIARYIGPA from the coding sequence ATGCCCAAGACTGTAATGATCGTCGAGGACAACGAGCTCAATATGAAGCTCTTCAATGATCTCCTCGAATCGCGCGGCTACTCCGTCATCCAGACCCGCAATGGCATGGAAGCGCTTGATCTTGCTCGCGCCCACCATCCAGATCTGATCCTGATGGATATCCAACTACCCGAGGTTTCCGGGCTGGTTGTGACCAAGTGGCTCAAGGACGACGACGAGTTGGCCCATATCCCGGTCATCGCCGTCACTGCCTTTGCCATGAAGGGCGACGAGGAGCGGATTTTGCAAGGCGGTTGCGAGGGTTACATCAGTAAACCCATCTCGGTGCCTCACTTTCTGGAAACTATTGCCCGCTACATTGGACCAGCCTGA
- a CDS encoding PleD family two-component system response regulator, translated as MTARVLIVDDIPTNVRLLEARLTAEYYDVVTASSGPQALAICESQDIDIILLDVMMPDMDGFEVCRRLKANPKTHHVPVLMITALDQPSDRVKGLEVGADDFLTKPVDDMQLMARVKSLVRLKSLTDELRARAMTGQQIAIEDALRSMDKITAKGGSILVVDTDQRHAERIKSYLTPEHDVDILTQPADAVFQVTGAHYELALVAMALTDFDPLRVCSQIRTLEHTRNLPIILVADESDKPKVVRALDLGVNDFITRPVERNELAARVRTQIRRQRYALELRQSVNNTMALAVTDDMTGLYNRRYFDRHLGVMLGKAQSQDRDMALMILDIDHFKSVNDSWGHDIGDAVLKEFAARLKRNIRGVDLACRFGGEEFVVLMPDTDFRQAEMVAERVRQSISDRAFEVGNGRPLSVTVSAGVTLNESKADTPESLIKRADVALYRAKREGRNRVVFDAA; from the coding sequence GTGACCGCGCGCGTTCTGATCGTTGACGATATTCCCACCAATGTCCGCCTGCTCGAGGCGCGGCTGACGGCTGAATACTACGATGTCGTAACGGCGTCGTCGGGTCCGCAGGCGCTTGCCATCTGTGAGAGCCAGGACATCGACATCATCCTGCTCGATGTGATGATGCCCGACATGGACGGGTTCGAGGTCTGCAGGCGGCTCAAGGCCAATCCAAAGACCCATCACGTCCCTGTCCTGATGATAACCGCCCTCGACCAGCCCTCCGACCGCGTAAAGGGCCTCGAGGTCGGCGCAGACGATTTCCTGACCAAGCCGGTCGACGACATGCAGCTGATGGCACGCGTCAAGAGTCTGGTGCGTCTCAAATCCCTCACCGACGAACTACGCGCTCGCGCCATGACCGGGCAACAGATCGCTATCGAAGATGCCTTGCGCTCGATGGACAAGATTACAGCTAAGGGCGGCTCCATTCTGGTCGTCGATACCGATCAGCGCCATGCTGAGCGCATCAAGAGTTATCTCACGCCCGAGCACGACGTGGATATCTTGACTCAGCCGGCCGATGCCGTGTTCCAAGTCACTGGCGCGCATTACGAATTGGCGCTAGTCGCCATGGCATTGACCGATTTCGACCCGCTACGGGTCTGCTCCCAGATTCGCACGCTCGAGCACACGCGCAATCTGCCCATCATTCTGGTCGCCGACGAGAGCGACAAGCCCAAGGTGGTGCGAGCCCTCGATTTGGGGGTCAACGATTTCATCACCCGGCCCGTGGAGCGCAACGAGCTTGCCGCCCGCGTCCGGACGCAGATACGGCGTCAGCGCTACGCCCTGGAGCTTCGGCAAAGCGTCAACAATACCATGGCTTTGGCCGTGACCGACGACATGACCGGGCTCTATAACCGCCGCTATTTCGATCGCCATCTGGGCGTCATGCTGGGCAAGGCGCAGAGCCAGGATCGCGATATGGCGCTGATGATCCTCGACATCGACCACTTCAAGTCGGTCAACGATTCCTGGGGTCACGACATCGGCGATGCCGTGCTTAAGGAGTTCGCGGCCCGGTTGAAGCGGAACATCCGCGGCGTTGATCTTGCTTGCAGATTCGGCGGCGAAGAATTCGTCGTGCTGATGCCCGACACCGATTTCCGCCAGGCCGAAATGGTGGCCGAGCGGGTGCGGCAATCGATCTCCGACCGCGCGTTCGAGGTCGGTAACGGAAGGCCGCTATCCGTGACGGTGTCGGCCGGGGTGACGCTCAACGAGAGCAAGGCCGATACGCCGGAATCGCTGATCAAGCGGGCCGACGTCGCGCTCTATCGAGCCAAGCGCGAGGGGCGGAACCGGGTCGTGTTCGACGCGGCGTGA